The sequence AAAAAGAATGAGAATGAGATAAATGCTCAAAATTATGCGAGGAAATTAATTGTAGAATTAATTATGTTAAGCTCAGAGTATAAAAAGTCTATAGATGATATAAGGGCAGAAATCGATAAATTCGGTTTTGGAGATTACAAATTATTAGTTGCAAGTTTAAATGATAATATTACGTAAGTATAATTGTGAAATGCTTATGCAATGCAATATAATATAGTCATTTTATTGCTTGTTTGGCCTGACTGCCATGTGTATACTATGGATAAAAGGAGATAACCACTCACCATACCCATTGAAGGTGAGAAATCAGAAGTGATTGTAGAGTTCTCTAGAGTTAGCGCAAACGATGTAACAATAGAAACCTGTTTTTGCGATAGACGTGCCAGTATCGCTTTTGCTGCCACTGAAAAGGGGGTGCCAGATTTAGATGTAAATAGTGAACCAATGAAATTTGTCTATACTTACAAAGCCTTTATTTTAGAATGTTATAAGGAGGAAGTTTCTCATAAAGGTTTTCAGTAATGTTTAAAGAAAAGATCGCCTGATTTTTTCAGTTATCTCAAATGGTGAGGATAGAGTATCTCAATTACGTTTAAGAGAGTTAGAACCAATAAAATAGTATTTTGATTCAGAGATATTAGCTAGTACATACAACGGAAGTCTTTTGGTGAATCATAATGCTGCCGCCAAGGTACAACTACGCCTTCCAGAAATCATTATCACACCCTCAACACATATGGAATCCATAGTCCTGTTGCAACGGAAAACACCTGATAAATAGAGGATTTACAGAATTACAAATGGGAATATATTTTGACGTGAGAGGATACTTTCACGTCTTTTCTTTTGAATCTTTGTCAAACAAATGGTGGGGGTGGGATTGATTGGAATACCACCCCTGAGAAATAAACTTCCTGGTACTACATCGTTACTACACAACGTAGTGCATATTTCAACTTTACATCCGTATCAGAAATATCGAGCCTTGGTCTGGTGTGCTTTCCGCTTCAATCTTCCATCCATGCACATCTACAATCCATTTAACAATTGATAGCCCAAGCCCGCTTCCGCTGCGGTCACGGGACTTGTCGGCGCGGTAAAACCGGTCAAAGATAAAAGGCAGCTCCTCCGGCATAATACCGATACCATCATCCGAAACAGAAATAAGGCAGCAGTCACCCTCTTGCTCTGCGTTTACCCTAACATGGCCTCCCGGTTTGCCGTATTTGATTGCGTTGCTAACCAGATTTAACATCATCTGAGTAATGAGGCTTTGATCAGCTTGCACCGTAACATCCGCAGTTTCGTTGACAAGTGAGATTTCCTTGCTTGCGGCTTCTTCCTGAAGCTGTTCCAATACGGCATCCGTCACAACCGGCAGAGATACTTCTTCGAGTTGTATCTGGTATTTCCCCTCAATGCCTCTGGTAAGCATTAGAAGCTGAGAAATTACCGTGCTCATTCGATGGCTTTCCGACAATATGACGCCCGCGGCACTACTTGTGTCGGCATCTTGTGTTGTGGCCAATATCGCCTCTGCGTTTGCCATGATAACCGCTACCGGCGTTCGTAGTTCATGGGAAGAGTCGGACGAAAAGCGTTTTTCTTTTTCAAAAGATTTTTCCAGCGAATCCAACATTTCATTGAAAGTGTCAGCCAGTTCGCCTACTTCATCCATACTCTCTATGCCGGTGATCCGTTTTGACAGATCACCGTGCCCAATTGCGCTGGCCAAATCGGTGATTTCGCTGACAGGAAACAATGCCCGTTTTGCAATGAATAACCCACCGATTATCGTAATGAAGAAAAAGAGTGGGATTATAACCAACATCAGGAACAGTGTTTGTTGCAGGACTGTTTCCATCTTGTCAAGAGAGCCACAAATTCGGATTTTTACAACATGATTATTCTCCTGAATTGTCTTATCAAGCACCAACCAATCTTCATCGTTGTAATAAATTCGGTAAAGGTTTCCCTCCGTAAATTGAATTGTATAAAATAGATTTTTCTGCGTGTTTGCATGAATTACTTGACCGCTTTTGTCCCAAATAATAATGAACGTATTTGCAGGTGTTTTTAATTCATCTCCTATGGACAAGTGACCGTTATCAAATTCGATGGCAGACTCAGCGACTGACATGGTAGCTCTAATGTTGTTCTTTTCACTGTCGAGCAAGGTCGCAGCTATGGTGTGATATAATACCGGGAGGAAAATGGCTAACAACACACCAGTGAGCAGGGTATACCACAACATCATTTTTGTGCGAATTTTCAGCTTTTTCATTCCTTGCACCTCAAT is a genomic window of Lacrimispora sphenoides containing:
- a CDS encoding sensor histidine kinase, with the translated sequence MKKLKIRTKMMLWYTLLTGVLLAIFLPVLYHTIAATLLDSEKNNIRATMSVAESAIEFDNGHLSIGDELKTPANTFIIIWDKSGQVIHANTQKNLFYTIQFTEGNLYRIYYNDEDWLVLDKTIQENNHVVKIRICGSLDKMETVLQQTLFLMLVIIPLFFFITIIGGLFIAKRALFPVSEITDLASAIGHGDLSKRITGIESMDEVGELADTFNEMLDSLEKSFEKEKRFSSDSSHELRTPVAVIMANAEAILATTQDADTSSAAGVILSESHRMSTVISQLLMLTRGIEGKYQIQLEEVSLPVVTDAVLEQLQEEAASKEISLVNETADVTVQADQSLITQMMLNLVSNAIKYGKPGGHVRVNAEQEGDCCLISVSDDGIGIMPEELPFIFDRFYRADKSRDRSGSGLGLSIVKWIVDVHGWKIEAESTPDQGSIFLIRM